In Bradyrhizobium sp. 170, the DNA window TCTATCGCGTCGCGATCCGGCACCGCTTGCCGGTCAGCGTGGTCGCGGGCAATTTCATCCGCGTGCCGCAGGATCCGCTGATCGAGCGCATCGCCGCCGGTTCCGGAATGGATGCCGCCGACGATTGGATCGCCGAGCGCGCGGGCAAAGGCGACATCGTCATCACATCGGATATCCCGCTCGCCAGCCGCTGCGTGAAATCGGGCGCTGAGGTGATCGCACCGAATGGCAAGCCGTTTACCGAACAATCGATCGGCATGACGCTGGCGGTACGCAATCTGATGACCGACCTGCGCTCATCGGGCGAAGTCACCGGCGGTCCGAAATCCTACTCCCCGCGCGACCGCTCGGCATTTTTGTCGGCGCTCGACCAAACCATCCGCCGCATCCAGCGCCAGCAGGCGCAACAGCCTGCGCCAAATCAGGATTGAACGATGGCGCCGCCGCTGATCCAGTTAAAAGATATCCGGCTGACCTTTGGCGGCACGCCGCTGCTGTCGGGCGTGGAGCTATCCGTGTCCGCGGGCGAGCGCGTCTGCCTGATCGGCCGCAACGGCTCCGGCAAATCGACGCTTCTGAAGATCGCCGCCGGCATCGTCGAGTCCGACGGCGGCAGCCGCTTCGTGCAGCCCGGAGCCACCATCCGCTATCTGCCGCAGGAGCCTGATTTCGGCGACCACAAGACGACGCTGGCCTATGTCGAGGCTGGCCTCGGCCCCGGCGACGATCACTACCAGGCGCGCTATCTGGTGGAGCAGCTCGGGCTGCACGGCGACGAAGACCCCGCGCATGTCTCGGGCGGCGAGGCCCGCCGCGCGGCGCTGGCGCGGGTGCTGGCGCCCTCGCCCGACATCCTGTTGCTGGACGAGCCGACCAACCATCTCGACCTCCCGACCATCGAATGGCTGGAAGGCGAACTGGAAAGCCGACGTTGCGCGCTGGTCATCATCAGCCACGACCGCCGCTTCCTGTCCAATCTTTCGCGCGCGACCGCCTGGCTCGACCGCGGTCAGATCAGGCAGATCGACCGCGGCTTTTCCGCCTTCGAATCCTGGCGCGACGAGGTGCTGGCGGAGGAAGAGCGCGACCAGCACAAGCTCGACCGCAAGATCGTCAACGAAGAGCACTGGCTGCGCTACGGCGTCTCCGGCCGCCGCAAGCGCAACGTCAAGCGGCTCGGCAATCTGCATGCGCTGCGCGACCAGCGGCGCACTTATCGCGGCGCGACCGGCAATGCCAACCTCGCCGCCGCGGAGGCCGACAAATCCGGCAAGCTCGTCATCGAGGCCAAGAACATCGCCAAAGCCTATGACGATCGCACGATCATC includes these proteins:
- a CDS encoding YaiI/YqxD family protein; its protein translation is MPELNPTRIYVDADACPVKDEIYRVAIRHRLPVSVVAGNFIRVPQDPLIERIAAGSGMDAADDWIAERAGKGDIVITSDIPLASRCVKSGAEVIAPNGKPFTEQSIGMTLAVRNLMTDLRSSGEVTGGPKSYSPRDRSAFLSALDQTIRRIQRQQAQQPAPNQD